In Heteronotia binoei isolate CCM8104 ecotype False Entrance Well chromosome 1, APGP_CSIRO_Hbin_v1, whole genome shotgun sequence, the genomic window gattgccaggaggtatgggcttgggtgtcaccaatatgcagataacacccagctctatctgctaatggacggccggcctgactgtgtcctagagaatttggacctggcactacaggccgtggcaacttggttaaggccgagtgggctgaaactgaatccagcgaagacagaagtcctttgctttGGTcggggggctctgggaggggaaatatctctcccggtttttgacggggtgccactgaaagtggcgtgctgagtcaggagcctgggagttctactggagccttcattagcaatagaggcccagatagcagccactgccaagtcagccttttttcatctgaggtgggcaaggcagttggctcccttcctagggcgtcaggacctggcaacagtgatccatgcaatggtcacctcgagattggattaatgtaatgccctctacattgggctgcctctgtgccgaacctggaagctgcagctggtgcagaacgcagctgccagactgttgctggggctcccaaagtgggagcacatacagccggggctgcgcaaactgcactggctgccagttatataccggattcgctacgaagtgctggttattacctttaaagccctatatggccgaggacctgcctaccttagggaccgtctctccccgtatgaaccccagagagcactgaggtcagcagggaagaacctgctgactattcccaggccaaaagaggtaaagctacagagtacccgtactcgggccttctctgttatggctccacgcctatggaaccagcttctggaggaaatgcgggccctgcgggactttgaacagttccgcagggcctgcaagaccatcctttcccgaatggccttcaccgaatAAGAGAGAGACTGTTGAGCAAGCTCACCATCTGTACAAGAGCACCAACACATTAATTAATTTTatcgttttagaattttaatacaattttaattaaactgttaaattatTATCATTAACATTGTACAATGTATATACTGACCTGTGTTGTTagcggtggggagggcgggatataaataagtcCCAAGACTACAATGACTATGatggagcaaaaaaaaattgggggggggggggattgccccAAAATCccaaatctgaataccataccagtatttggatttgggaatattggaaAATGTTGATACCCAAACAAGAAAAATATCGGTGAAGGGATGTGATCATAGATAGAACTGGTATGGAATTAAAGAAGATAATAAAAAGGGTATTGCGAGAAAGATATGTAGCATATTGATTGAAAATGAAAATTATATGATTGGTATAATACAGTCAAAATGGGAGAAAGACATAACATTATCAGAAAAcgagataaataaaataatgagaGGTATTAGCGATATAAAATTAGAGAAGTGTAGTtgaaattaattttgaaatgGTATAGAATGCCCGCTCAACTATCTTATATGTTCAAGGGAATTACATTCGATTGTTGGCATTGCTGAAATCCGATTGTTGAAAAGGGATATTATGCACATCTTTGGTAAGAGTGTTCTAAATTCTGGgaaaagatcttggaaaaggtGGAGGAAGTATGTAAGATTAAAGGATATTATAAATAAAAagctgattgattgattgattgaagaaCCAAATGCTTTCTCCAGCCAACAGTGTGGTGAACgatccaagagccacacaatatgtgtgaaagagccacacgtggttcctgagccacaatttggccatccTTGCCATGaggaagcttggaaactatttaaaaccacagtaaGCGACAACCAAATAGAATGCAtttcacaggttaggaaaggAGCTGCCGAGTCTAAATGAAGCGGCTTGCTCTTTTTATGAACAATGCAGAGAGCATTGCTCGCTCTATAAATATAAAACACTTAAGTGGTGCTGAGAGGTAAGTTTttgatttaaaatttaaatttaaaaattactAAGATGTATccatttccattcagctttgtgtcaTATCTCATaattaccagtttggtgtagtggtgaagtgtgcggactcttatctgggagaaccgggtttgattccccactcctccacttacacctgctagcatggccttgggtcagacatagctttggcagagcagtccttgaaagggtagctgctgtgagagctctctcagcccctcctaccttacaagggtgtctgttgtgggggaagaagatacaggagattgtgagccactctgagtctctgattcagagagaagggtggggtataaatctgcagtcatcttcttctccatgagaagccatgtgtgtgggggggagggggttggagaatgcatttaaaactaaagttgctttctttcctcatctatttatatcccgcccttcactccgaagagtctcagagtggctcacaatctcctttaccttcctcccccacaacagacaccctgtgaggtgggtggggctggagagggctctcacagcagctgccctttcaaggacaacctctgccagagctatggcagacccaaggccattccagcaggtgcaagtggaggagtggggaatcaaacccggttctcccagataagagataagAGAGATAAGCATCTGctgttgtgggcaggggggagataaaggagattgtgagcctctctgagactctttggagtggagggcaggatataaatccagtatcttcatctacctcacagggtgtctgttgtgggggaggaagggaaaggagattgtgagccactctgagactcttcggagtggagggtgggatataaatccaatatcttcatctacctcacagggtgtctgtcgtgggggaggaagggaaaagagattgtgagccgctctgagactcttcggagtggagggcgagatataaatccaatatcttcctctacctcacagggtgtctgttgtgggggaggaagggaaaggagattgtgagccgctctgagactcttcggagtggagggcgggatatgaatctaatatcttcatctacctcacagggtgtctgtcgtgggggaggaagggaaaagagattgtgagccactctgagactcttcggagtggagggtgggatataaatccactatcttcatttacctcacagggtgtctgttgtggggaaagaaggggaaggagattgtgagccgccctgagactctgagattcagagtggagggtgggatatatatccaatatcttcttcttctataattctatgaggtgaccagagatgaaaATCTAGTCTTACTgaggaaattaaaaactgataaaactCCAGATCCTGATGACACACACCCGAGAGTTCTTAATGAACTCAAATGTGAGAACATTAATCTATTCATTCATAGATGCAACCTATCATTAAATTCAGTCACTGTACCTGAAAACTAGAAAGCAGAAAACACaacagcaatttttttaaaatggggatccagaggggaaataggaaattacaggcctgttggcctaatgtctgtcccaggcaaattagtggAAACTGTAATCAAAGTTAGGCTTGTTAGGCACACTGAGGGACAAAGCATGCTGAGGGAAANNNNNNNNNNNNNNNNNNNNNNNNNNNNNNNNNNNNNNNNNNNNNNNNNNNNNNNNNNNNNNNNNNNNNNNNNNNNNNNNNNNNNNNNNNNNNNNNNNNNtttgattccccactcctccacttgcagctgctggaatggccttgggtcagccatagctctggcagagttgtccttgaaagggcagctgctgtgagagccctctccagccccacccacctcacagggtgtctgttgtggggagagaagacataggagatggtaacccgctctgagtctctgattcagagagaagggcggggtataaatctgcaattcctcttcttctaaaaacGGTTCACATTACgttattaaaaccattaaaacagttaGAACGTTTTGGCATTAATATCAGTTGACACTATTACATTATTACATTTCAGATGGCGTTCAGAATATAAGGTATCCTTCCCTAGTCCCATATCAGTCATTCCGGGTtaaaggccagccggaagagtgtcgttttacaggccttgcggagctGGGTAAGGTCCCGCGAGGCCCTAATTTCTTCCGGCAACCGATTCTACCAGAAGGGGGcggcaaccgagaaggctctccCTTGAGTCGACTttaatcttgcctcccttggcctgaGGATCACTGATAGATATtgtgtcccagatctaagtaccctctggggaatgtgtgagGAGAGAGTGGTTTAGGACTTGTGCTAAAAATCAATGGTTCTGGAGTGTTGCTCTAGGAATCACGGTAAAACTCTACGGCACCATAGAACTTTATCATGAGTCCTAGAATGTCCCTAGAGCAACGTCCCTGGctggatgatgtcacttccgggtgacttCATCGCACCATGTGCACGAAGCGGATGTGAGGaacaagtcccccgccagagcagtaGAGGGTCTTGGCAATCCTGGTAAGCAGAGCTATTTTCACAGCCCACGGTATAATGAACATTACATATCATGcatgagaaaggaaaggaaaggtcccccgtgcaagcaccagtcattttcgactctggggtgacgttgctttcacaacggtttcactgcagactttttatggggtggtttgccatcgccttccccggtcacctacactttccccccagcaagctggggactcatttgaccgacctcagaaggatggaaggctgagtcaacctcgagccggctacctgaatccagcttctgctgggatcgaactcaggctgtgagcagagggctctgactgcagtactgcagctttaccactctgcaccacggaacTCTTCCCCTGTTGAAACTAATGGCCCTTTAAACTTTAGGAGGTCAATGCACCGTCGCCTACGTGGGACATACTTCCTCCTCTCTGCAGCTGGGATGCAGAACAGAACTCGTGgatagtcgggttagaacagataaaagggaaaaataccagagaaatgggattggattgtgaaagttttatcgtggagtgagacggacaaattaactaaaacgttaagagactatgatttagatatattcaaaaaggagtggaagaaatttaaagggtatatggagaaagagtagaatgtaaaaagacattggacaatcttttagtattaatgagaaaagaaaaagtattgaactttgattggttagcggtacctttataattgaatttaaatttataacttcggggaagtcaaatattggagggagggggggttgaaatatcatatgggttagtatagaaaagagacaattaaatattgtaaacatatgttattaataaattgttaaaacacagaacagataaaaggaagtacttcttcacccaactgccacaggaggtagtggcagctacaagcatagacggcttcaaaaggggactggatcaacatatggagctgaggtccatcaatggctattagccatggggtatagatggaactctctgtctgaggcagtgatgctttgtattcttggtacttgtggggggcacagtgggaaggctagggaaggatggaagactgagtccacctggagtcagctacctgaacccagcttccgccgggatttaacttaggtcgtgagcagagtttaggactgcagtactgaagcttaccACCCTGCTGAGTCCACCTAAAACCTAAACCTTATCCAGGGATAGGTGTTCACAGTCAGGGTCCTCAgctaaccccctccccctcctcagcatgagcagagagatggggagAAGTGTTCGCAATCAGGAACGAATGAATGTCCTATGCTTTGGACAAGTTTCCCTGTCTCTttggtgagagtcagtttggtgtggcagttaagcgcgtggactcttatctgggagaaccgggtttgattcctcactcctctgcttgcacctgctggaatggccttgggtcaaccatagctcttgcagagctgtccttgaaagggcggctgctgggagagctctctcagccccacctatctcgtagggtgtctgttgcggggcgcggggaggagaaggtaaaggagatcgttactgctctgagactctgagattcgtagtggagggtgggagggatggtggctcagtggtagagtagctgcttcataagcagaaggtcccaggttcaatccccagcatctccaactaaaaagggtacaggcaaataggtgtgaaaaacctcagcttaagaccccggagagtggttaagtgcatggactctaatctgggagaacggagtttgattccccactcctccacctgcacctgctggaatggccttaggtcatccatagctctcgcaggaattgtccttgaaagggcagctgcgataaaagctctcttagccctacccacctcacagggtgcctattgagggggaggaagataaaggagattgtgagctgctctgagactttgagatttggagtggaggtcgggatataagtccaatatgtAACatgaacataagacaagccatcttggatcaaaccactggcccatccagtccagcactctgtgtcacacagtggccaatatatgtgtgtgtgcatatacacacacacacacacacacacaaacacacacacacacacacacacacacacatatatatatatatatatatatatatatatatatatatatatatatatatatatatatatatatatatatatatatatatatatatatatatatatatatatatatatatatatatatatatatatatatatatatatatatatatatacacatacatacatacatactgtggctaatagcctctgatggacctctgctccatatttttatccaatcccctcttaaagctgggtatgcttgtagccgccaccacctcctgtggcagtgaattccacatgttaatccccctttgggtgaagaaggacttcctttgatccattttaacctgtctgctcagcaatttcatcgaatgcccacgagttcttgtattgtaagaaagggagaaaaggacttctttctctactttctccatcccttgcattatcttgtcaacctctctcatgtcaccccgcagtcgacgtttctccaagctaaagagccccaagtgttttaacctttcttcatagggaaagggttccaaacttttaatcattctagctgcccttttctgcactttttccaatgctataatatcctttttgaggtgcggtgaccagaattttacacagtatTCTATCCGATATCTCTTTGTTTAGCTACCAGCACCAACATAGGAAAGGGTGCGGAGCTgagctctgttattggcagccggCAGTGCCTTTTAGACTTTGGAGGgcccctattggtgtttccaaggagGGAGAAGTCTGCCCTCGCTGTTGCTTGGATGTTCGGTAAACATTTTGGTTGAAGTGGAGACAGTCTGAATGGAAATATATCCCATCACAAACTGACCTTGAACTGCTTAAAATTTGTGGGCGTTTGGGGCAGTAGACCTGCCCATGAACTTTGATTTGGGAACCACAAAGCAGCCAGAATTCATGATGAGCTTTAGTTCATGAGATGGTTCGTGCCAATCCCTAGACCAGttaaagagagtcagtttggtgcagtggttaactgtgcggactctgatctgggagaaccgggttggattccctacgcctccacttgcagctgctggaatggccttggggcaaccacaagttctctcaaggctgttctgctcaagggcagttctgggagaactctctcagtcccaactacctcagagggtgtcagttgtaggaaaaggaagggaagggaaaggagagccagtttggtgtagtggttaagtgcgcagactcttatctgggaaaacctggttcgattccccactccttcacttgcagccgctggaatggccttgggttagccatagttctctcagagctgtccttgaaaggacaactacaagataatgcatggaatggagaaagtagagaaagaagtacttttctccctttctcacaatacaagaactcgtgggcattcgatgaaattgctgagcagacaggttaaaacggataaaaagaagtacttcttcacccaaagggtgattaacatgtggaattcactgccacaggaggtggtggcggccacaagtatagccaccttcaagaggggtttagataaaaatatggagcagaggtccatcagtggctattagccacagtgtatgtgtgtatataacattttttgccactgtgtgacacagagtgttggacttgatgggccgttggcctgatccaacatggcttctcttatgttctcttatgttaacTACTGTAAAAGCAGTTTCAGAATAtcagtttcaaagagattcagagtataccgcgggatataaatacaatatcttcttctcaatGGAAGCTGTTCATCATGGTgtcctgagaagaagaagaagaagaagaagaagaagaagaagaagaagaagaagaagaagaagaagaagaagaagaggggaggagaaggaggaggagatattggatttatattctgccctatactctgaatctcagtgtggtcacaatctcctttacctcccctgcccacaacagacaccctgtgaggtgggtggagctgagagaactcttacagcagcagctttttcaaggacaactcctgtgagagctatggctaacccaaggccattccagcagctgcaagtggaggagtggggcatcaaacccagttctcccagataagagtctgcgcacttaaccactacaccaaactggctctccttccccttcccttccccttcccacaactgacaccctgtgaggtagtggggactgagagggttctcccagaactgcccttgagcgggacagccttgagagaacttgtggttgccccaaggccattccagcagctgcaaggggaggagtagggaatcaaacccggttctcccagatcagagtccgcactgaaccactacacctaTCTGTCTCTACCGCCTGGGATCATGGAGCCAGGTATTGAATCTGAGTCACTGAGTAAAGTCACCTCCCCACTTTCCCACTTCTTGCTTataagtagagaaagggtgtGAGGGAGTTGCCAGAATGGGTTTTCCAGGTGGGCAGCggtgtccataagaacataagagaagccatgttggatcgggccaatggaccatccagtccaacactctgtatcacactgtggccaaaaatttatacacacacacacacacacacatatacacacactgtggctaatagccactgatggacctctgctccatatttttatctaaccccctcttgaagctggctatgcttgtagccgccaccacctcctgtggcagtgaattccccatcttaatcaccctttgggtgaagaagtccctccttttatctgttctaacctgactgctgagcaatgtcatggaatgcccacgagttcttgtattgtgagaaagggagaaaagtacttctttctctaccttctccatcccatgcataatcttgtaaacctctctcatgtcaccccgcagtcgacgtttctccaagctaaagagccccaagcgttttaacctttcttcatggggaaagtgttccaaacctgtaatccttctagttgcccttttctgcacttttttccagtgctataacattctttttgaggtgcggggtgtgaagcaatagaacaaagtcagAGTCCGGTAGctcatttaagaccaacaaaggtttgtgtttgtttgtttttccagaaTGTTAGCTTTTTGAGGGGGCTTAAATTTTCCAAACTTGTCTACATACTATAAATCTACAATACTAGCAACGATAATTAAGCTTCTTCGGAAAACAGAACAGGAAGATTGGACTACCTCATTGCCAATGTATACAACTCCAGCCTCTATTAATGAAACTTTGGTCAGCATCAAAATCATGTCCTCCCTCAGTAAGACCTAAAGGTAAAGGTCTTACTTTACTTtatccctgtgcaagcaccagtcatttccgattctgggatgacgttgctttcacgttttcacagcagagtttttttttcacggggtggtttgccattgccttcctcagtcatctacactcccccctcccccccccagcaagccggtcctcattttaccgacctcaaaaggatggaaggctgagtcaacctcgagctggctacctgaacccagcttccgccggggatcgaactcaggtaatgagcagaacttaggacggcagtactgtggctttaccactctgcgccacggggcatagCGCCTTTCTAAAACTCATGCTTGGTGTATGGGACACCCTCAGGAAACAACTACTTCTGACTATTTCTAGATTGTCATCATTTTTATTTCAGAGCTGGTGTCCTCCAGGTAATGCTATAAAAGCTGCGGAAATCTGGAGACAAGCGGATCTAATAAGACTAGTAGATATAGCTAATAGTTCTGGTCTCCTGCCTAAAAGATATTTTGGAACGGAAGTTGAAACGACAGTTCCCCTGGTTCTTTTATCCAGGGATCGTTTCGTAGAaaactaggtggtggagctcatccagggattgttatgcagctacacctactattcaatggacaaggtaggaaggaagaggtggaactctcagaaaggttcaggagctgcggtcctgtgagctcccacggaatccgaggcctgcttttaTCTACAGCTTCAGCATACCTTTTCAGAATGTCAGCATTTGTGTGCAGTCTTCCACTAGGTAATGACTCccctccttgaaaaggcagctgctgtgagagccctctcagccccacccacctcacagggtgtctgttgtggggggaggaagggaaaggagattgtgagccgctatgagactcttcggagtggagggcgggatataaatccaatatcttcatctacctcacagggtgtttgttgtgggggaggaagggaaaggagattgtgagccgctctgagactcttcggagtggagggcgggatataaatccaatatcttcatttacctcacagggtgtctgttgtgggggaggaagggaaaggagattgtgagctgctctgaaactctttggagaggagggtgggatatagatccaataacttcatctacctcacagggtgtctgttgtgggggaggaagggaaaggagattgtaggccactccaagactctgtttctgaaagggcagcttctggaagagctctctcagccccacccacctcacagagtgtcttttgtgggggagggagctaaaggatattgtgagtggctctgagactctgtccttgaaagggcagcttctggaagagctctctcagccccacccacctcacagggtgtcttttgtgagggagggagctaaaggagattgtgagtggctctgagactctgtccttgaaagggcagcttctgggagagctctctcagccccacctgcttcacagggtgtctgttgtgggggaggaaggtcaaggagattgtgagccgctctgagattcagagtggagggcgggatataaatccaatattttctgctTCAACATCTTCACTTGAGTGTTGCATgggcaacaaagttttattcagaatgtaagctgttGTGTGCAGTCTATCACTGAGTCACGACCCCTCCCCACTTTTCAAAAAAAGTCGCAACCGAATCCAGGAGAGAAATTTCGATGCAGGCAGAAGCTTTATTGAAAGGAAAGGAGAATGGGGGGTGACATCATTTGCAGTGGAACAGTTCCATCACATAGCTTCTTTACTCAGCGAACACTCATCTGGGATAATTCTCCGGTTCCAAAGCAAACGAATACAGAGATAAACCTAGTTCCCGTTCAGTTAGAAAGACCTTTGTGGGCCCCTGAAACATTTCGAGGCCCACGGAGGCCAAATCAACATAACCGGCCTAAGTTTAGGAAGATTGTATCTAGCTTAgacagagcgggggggggggggagggggaattagaAGTGAGAGAAGAGAGAATACGAATTCATAGTCACGTATTGGAGGTCATAGACTTTTGCGATGTTGTTACGCGCCAACCGATCCCGCTTCAGACGGGGAAGCGCCATTCTTTCTGACGCCCAAATCCGTGCAGCGGTCAGCCGCCGATCCGTTCCATGCTTTTTCAGGTGGCCGTTGAGTGCGCCGTCTTTCGAGGCTCCCCTCCCGGCTTAGCAGATGCGACCGCAAGGGGCGCAGCCGCCGCAGGCCGTGTAGCCTCCGACACGCACGGGCTCGCAGGTGGCAGCGAGGACTGCACCGGGGATTATAACACAACACTTCGGGGGCTGAATGCAAACTTCCGAGGGTGGGATTTGGTTGATGCAGCCGATGTTGCCCCCGCTGGTGTAGCCCAGGCAACGTGCTGAAGTCGAGGTGCCGCAGCATGAATTGCAGCATGAATTGTTGCAGCATGTGTTGTTGCAGCATGCGTTGTTGCAGCAGCTCAGGGAGCCCAGGCCACCGACGGGGTAGCTACACGAGGAGCAGCACGGTTGGGAGCAGCACGGTTGGGAGCAGCACGGTTGGGAGCAGCAAGGCtgggggcaggaggggatggCACAGGTTGGAGCACAGCAGCAGGACATCTTGGAAAGGTGGGAGGTGAGTCTGGAATGACATGATGGAAGGATGAGAAAGGCCAACATGAAAGGCTGAAGAACTGACCAGTGAAAGATACAagcataagcaggggtggaattctagcgagagctcctttgcctattaggccacacccaccccgatgtagccaatcctcccagagcttatgACATGAAGAAAGGATGAGAAGTGTCAATGTGGTAGGCTGAAGAACAAACCAGGTAAAGCATAAACAGTCTCCAATTCAAGTTAGTAAGACTTCCGTGggggaaagatagatagatagatagatagatagatagatagatagatagatagatagatagatagatagatagatagatagatagatagatagatagatagatagacagacagacagacagacagacagacagacagatagatagacagacagacagacagacagacagacagacagacagacagacagacagacagacagatagatagatagatagatagatagatagatagatagatagacagacagacagacagacagacagattgacatggatagatggatgtatggatagatagatagatagatagatagatagatagatagatagatagatagatagatagatagatagatagatagatagatagacagacagacagacagacagacagtcagtcagtcagtcagtcagttggATCGAGGGAGagttggagggaaggaaggtaaatgGCAAGGCGAAAAGCCGAAGAACAAACTGGGCAAAGTCACAAGTATAACCAGTCTCCCAGGGAGTAAATCcagggggtgggattctagcaggagctcctttgcatattaagccacacacccctgatgtagccaatcctccaagagctgacaaggctctttttttttgtaagctcttggaggattggctacatcaggggggtgcggcctaatatgcaaaggagctcctgctagaattccattcctgcaTACAcatagattcaagtccagtagcccaTTAGAAACCAACAcgattttcaggatataagctttcgagGGTCAAAATTGACTTTGTTTGGTGTCTGGTGATTGGACCTTTGACACTTGAAAGCTCACCCCGTGAGAATCTTGTTCGTCTC contains:
- the LOC132588718 gene encoding keratin-associated protein 5-4-like translates to MSCCCAPTCAIPSCPQPCCSQPCCSQPCCSQPCCSSCSYPVGGLGSLSCCNNACCNNTCCNNSCCNSCCGTSTSARCLGYTSGGNIGCINQIPPSEVCIQPPKCCVIIPGAVLAATCEPVRVGGYTACGGCAPCGRIC